A window of the Rhodohalobacter mucosus genome harbors these coding sequences:
- a CDS encoding DMT family transporter, whose translation MRQTNALPTVMVGGAAALWGCIGIFTEYLSDGGFTSLQIVTLRAAMAAILLFFILWLRDPSLLRIRLADYRYFIGTGILSVTFFNWCYFTAINVTSLSVAVILLYTGPAFVILLSALLFREKITPRKAVSLALTFAGVVLVTGVFPAGFSEFSFYGILVGLGSGFGYALYSIFSKFALEKFRPLTIIFYTFLFASLFLIPFTLIVGPEWPSQTFTPESFGVVLGMGIFPTVLAYLLYTEGLNRMEAGSASITAMIEPATAATLGIMLFGEQIRILQVMGILLVLFSVSALYVNVGSKEKRTRA comes from the coding sequence GCTGCATCGGCATCTTTACGGAGTATCTGTCCGACGGGGGGTTCACTTCGCTCCAGATCGTGACGCTCCGCGCGGCAATGGCGGCCATTCTGCTGTTTTTCATTCTGTGGCTGCGCGATCCGTCGCTGCTGCGAATTCGTCTGGCCGACTATCGCTATTTCATTGGAACCGGCATACTGAGCGTTACCTTTTTCAACTGGTGCTATTTTACGGCCATCAACGTCACGTCGCTGTCGGTGGCGGTGATCCTGCTCTATACGGGACCTGCGTTCGTCATATTATTGTCTGCGCTGCTGTTCCGGGAGAAAATTACTCCCCGCAAAGCCGTATCGCTAGCTCTCACCTTTGCGGGTGTAGTGCTGGTTACGGGAGTATTTCCGGCAGGTTTTTCAGAGTTTTCATTTTACGGAATCCTGGTAGGCCTGGGGTCCGGCTTCGGCTATGCACTCTACAGCATCTTCAGCAAGTTTGCACTGGAAAAGTTCCGGCCTCTTACCATCATCTTTTACACTTTTCTGTTTGCATCACTTTTTCTGATCCCCTTCACACTGATCGTGGGTCCGGAGTGGCCGTCTCAAACATTTACCCCGGAGAGCTTTGGGGTGGTATTGGGCATGGGGATTTTCCCAACCGTACTTGCCTACCTTCTCTATACCGAAGGCCTTAACAGGATGGAGGCGGGCAGCGCCTCCATTACCGCAATGATTGAACCTGCTACGGCAGCCACCCTCGGAATTATGCTGTTCGGTGAACAGATCAGGATACTGCAGGTGATGGGTATCCTGCTGGTTCTTTTTTCCGTTTCTGCACTGTATGTAAATGTGGGCAGTAAAGAGAAGCGCACCAGGGCGTAA